In the genome of Acidobacteriota bacterium, the window GCACGATCGAATCGAGCAGCGACGTGAACTCGTAGCCCACGGGCGCGCCGTAGAAGCGCACCCCGAAATCGGTCAGCCCCCCATCGGTTTCGACGCGCAGGAGCGCGAGCCCGGGCGCTCGCTCGATGCCGAGGCCGGCGGCCTCCTCCCTGTCGAGCACGAGGTTGTGCACGACGAGCGAGAGCCGCTCGTCGAGCGGGACCAGCTCGTCGAGCACGCGCTTGGCATCGTCACATGTCTCGCAGTCGAACGACTGGGTGAAGAACGCGATGCGGACGGGAGCGGTCATGCCGGCGAGGAACTCCCGGACCCGCGCGCGGTCGGTGTCGGA includes:
- a CDS encoding glutaredoxin, which encodes SDTDRARVREFLAGMTAPVRIAFFTQSFDCETCDDAKRVLDELVPLDERLSLVVHNLVLDREEAAGLGIERAPGLALLRVETDGGLTDFGVRFYGAPVGYEFTSLLDSIVLVSNGDSGLSAESREALAAVESPLHLQVFTTPT